From Mytilus galloprovincialis chromosome 9, xbMytGall1.hap1.1, whole genome shotgun sequence, the proteins below share one genomic window:
- the LOC143046761 gene encoding putative methyltransferase-like protein 24: protein MIYHTCKEDTVGGSQYIHNNKDMTDHTHFVIPEDKTLRNFSGTELNVLYHRYLTSTQIHCKEVLRLGSVTDGGWNVCHDIQYRPSFPCLVYSFGILWDFSFDDAVADTYGCEIHSFDPSMKTTDFKRGNHIWFHNLGLSNESGTYGKNKWKVSTLQDIFKDLNHTSKVLDILKIDIEWMEWQSLPNMIKTGALTSAKQLLMEFHGGSVSLQMLQTLRSIYNEGYRIYWYHRNPTGKINWKFMENSPYYEVYFLKI, encoded by the exons ATG ATATACCATACATGCAAAGAGGACACAGTAGGGGGATCACAGTACATACACAACAATAAGGATATG ACAGATCATACTCATTTTGTCATTCCTGAGGATAAAACACTTAGAAACTTTAGCGGAACGGAACTTAATGTTCTATATCACCG CTATCTAACATCAACACAGATACATTGCAAAGAAGTATTAAGATTAGGGAGTGTTACTGACGGGGGATGGAACGTTTGTCATGACATACAATATAGGCCATCCTTCCCTTGTTTGGTTTATTCATTTGG cATATTGTGGGATTTTAGTTTTGATGATGCAGTGGCAGACACATATGGTTGTGAGATCCATTCCTTCGATCCAAG taTGAAAACTACAGATTTTAAAAGAGGAAATCACATATGGTTTCACAATCTTGGACTATCCAATGAATCGGGAACATATGGAAAAAACAAATGGAAGGTATCGACCCTACAAGatattttcaaagatttgaatCATACATCG aaagtactggacattttaaaaattgatatagaGTGGATGGAATGGCAGTCTCTACCTAATATGATCAAAACTGGTGCCTTAACAAGTGCAAAACAGCTTTTAATGGAATTCCACGGTGGTTCCGTTTCTTTGCAAATGCTTCAAACATTAAGAAGCATATACAACGAAGGATACAGAATTTATTGGTATCATAGAAATCCCACGGGAAAAATCAATTGGAAATTTATGGAAAACAGTCCATACTATGAAgtatattttctgaaaatataa